A genomic region of Megalobrama amblycephala isolate DHTTF-2021 linkage group LG6, ASM1881202v1, whole genome shotgun sequence contains the following coding sequences:
- the LOC125269701 gene encoding gastrula zinc finger protein XlCGF8.2DB-like isoform X3: MAFIKEESEDIEIEEAFSVKHEDTEQQTDLMVLKEENQELKNMEEKDEKHDFMISENTSTQTEMTSSQKRDQNSYFTCSQCGKSFDRKRNLENHMRVHTGEKPFTCQQCGKSFTQTQSLKVHMSIHAGERHFNCKQCGKSFNRKGNLNIHMRIHNGESPFTCQQCGSSFSQKGNLNIHMRIHTGEKPYTCSHCGQSFTHKNTLNSHMTIHSGGKLFVCDQCGKHFKTERNHRVHVKIHNGEKPVTCDQCGKSFTNKGNLNVHMRLHTGEKPYTCSHCGQSFTLKKSLNTHIKISHSREAFYVSSV; this comes from the coding sequence ACCTGATGGTGCTGAAAGAGGAGAATCAAGAACTgaaaaacatggaagaaaaagaTGAGAAACATGATTTCATGATCAGTGAAAATACATCCACACAGACTGAAATGACTTCCTCACAAAAAAGAGATCAGAACAGTTATTTCACCTGCagtcagtgtggaaaaagtttcgaTCGAAAACGAAACCTGGAAaaccacatgagagttcacactggagaaaagcctttcacatgccaacagtgtggaaagagtttcactcaaaCACAAAGCCTTAAAGTCCATATGAGCATTCATGCTGGAGAGAGACATTTCAACTGCAAacaatgtggaaaaagtttcaatcgaaaaggaaaccttaatatccacatgagaattcacaatgGAGAGAGCccattcacctgccaacagtgtggaagcagtttcagtcaaaaaggaaaccttaatatccacatgagaattcacactggagaaaagccttatacTTGCTCTCATTGTGGACAGAGTTTTACTCATAAAAACACCCTTAATTCCCACATGACAATTCACTCTGGAGGAAAGCTGTTTgtatgtgatcagtgtggaaagcaCTTCAAAACAGAAAGAAACCATAGAGTCCATGTAAAGATTCACAATGGAGAGAAACCagtcacatgtgatcagtgtggaaagagttttacaaATAAAGGAAACCTTAATGTCCACATGAgacttcacactggagaaaagccttatacTTGTTCTCATTGTGGGCAGAGTTTTACACTTAAAAAATCACTCAATACACACATTAAAATTTCACACAGTAGAGAAGCCTTTTATGTGTCTTCAGTGTGA